From Planctomycetota bacterium, the proteins below share one genomic window:
- a CDS encoding pitrilysin family protein: MRFADFEIAEPSPGFRVAVHPTRQFKTISLILYVHQPLAEGHTRRALLPFVLRRGCRGYVNMRKIVLFLEDLYGASMGVDVAKVGERHVLCFRFEAVNDRFAPRRIRSLEKAMAFLWSLVARPVTRQGGLHPEYVAQEKENLRRLIEGMVNDRMTYAYERCIQEMCRDEEYRRYEYGRLEEIDPVTPRSLAELHEEILAEAPVELYVIGDVTPERTFEIAARTFRFRRRRVRAIPPTEVRAGANGLKERVEKLDVEQGKLVLGCRTGMAWGHPDTFALVVYNGILGAFPHSKLFAQVREREGLAYATHSSLDYTKGLLFITAGIDPAKYARCVDVIRGQMQDLAEGRISDDEWEKTLATIADRVRSREDNPAAKIAAFMEMSVNGRPMTASEIIEGVRKVTREDVVRVAARVRPDTLFFLTRP; this comes from the coding sequence ATGAGATTCGCCGACTTCGAGATCGCCGAGCCGTCCCCCGGCTTCCGGGTGGCCGTTCATCCGACGCGTCAGTTCAAGACGATCAGTCTGATCCTGTACGTCCACCAGCCGCTGGCGGAAGGCCACACGCGCCGGGCGCTCCTCCCGTTCGTCCTGCGGCGCGGCTGCCGGGGCTACGTCAACATGCGCAAGATCGTCCTATTCCTGGAGGATCTCTACGGGGCCTCGATGGGCGTGGACGTCGCCAAGGTGGGGGAGCGGCACGTGCTCTGCTTCCGGTTCGAGGCGGTCAACGATCGTTTCGCGCCGCGGCGGATCCGTTCGCTCGAAAAGGCGATGGCGTTCCTGTGGAGCCTTGTGGCCCGGCCGGTGACGCGCCAGGGGGGCCTGCATCCCGAGTACGTGGCCCAGGAAAAGGAGAACCTCCGGCGTCTCATCGAAGGCATGGTCAACGACCGGATGACCTACGCCTACGAGCGGTGCATCCAGGAGATGTGCCGCGACGAGGAGTACCGGCGGTACGAATACGGCCGGCTGGAGGAAATCGATCCCGTGACGCCCCGGTCGCTCGCGGAGCTTCATGAGGAGATCCTGGCGGAGGCGCCGGTCGAGCTCTACGTGATCGGGGACGTGACGCCCGAGCGGACCTTCGAGATCGCGGCGCGGACGTTCCGGTTCCGGCGGCGCCGCGTGCGCGCGATTCCGCCCACGGAGGTGCGCGCCGGGGCGAACGGGCTCAAGGAGCGCGTCGAGAAGCTCGACGTCGAGCAGGGAAAGCTGGTCCTCGGGTGCCGGACGGGCATGGCGTGGGGGCATCCGGATACGTTTGCGCTGGTCGTCTACAACGGGATTCTCGGCGCCTTCCCTCATTCGAAGCTTTTCGCGCAGGTGCGCGAGCGCGAAGGGCTGGCGTACGCGACGCATTCGAGTCTGGATTACACGAAGGGGCTGCTGTTCATCACGGCGGGCATCGACCCGGCCAAGTACGCCCGCTGCGTGGACGTGATCCGGGGGCAGATGCAGGATCTGGCGGAGGGAAGGATTTCCGACGACGAATGGGAGAAGACCCTGGCGACGATCGCCGACCGCGTCCGGTCGCGGGAGGACAACCCCGCCGCCAAGATCGCCGCGTTCATGGAGATGTCCGTGAACGGCCGCCCGATGACGGCCTCGGAGATCATCGAAGGGGTCCGCAAGGTCACCCGGGAAGACGTCGTCCGGGTCGCCGCCCGGGTGCGTCCGGACACGCTCTTCTTCCTCACGCGGCCATGA